A genomic stretch from Pararhizobium sp. IMCC21322 includes:
- a CDS encoding response regulator, giving the protein MALDLTMPVLIVDDYATMVRIIRNLLKQLGFGDINDAANGDDAYKLMEDRQYGLVISDWNMVPMTGYELLTKVREHPRISQTPFIMITAEAKTERVIAAKRAGVNDYILKPFNAQTLRGKIEHVLGQDFSMKPTIRTEGFAQR; this is encoded by the coding sequence ATGGCGCTTGACCTCACTATGCCTGTACTCATCGTCGATGATTACGCGACCATGGTCAGAATTATCCGGAATCTTCTAAAGCAACTTGGTTTTGGTGACATCAACGACGCTGCCAATGGTGACGATGCGTATAAACTGATGGAAGATCGCCAATATGGCCTGGTTATTTCCGATTGGAATATGGTGCCGATGACTGGCTACGAGTTGCTGACAAAGGTTCGCGAACATCCCCGTATCTCCCAAACGCCCTTCATTATGATCACCGCTGAAGCTAAAACCGAGCGTGTTATTGCCGCCAAGAGGGCTGGCGTTAACGATTACATCCTCAAACCATTCAATGCTCAGACATTGAGAGGCAAGATTGAGCATGTGCTCGGACAGGATTTTTCCATGAAACCAACGATTCGGACCGAAGGTTTTGCACAGCGTTAA
- a CDS encoding bifunctional riboflavin kinase/FAD synthetase, producing MPLPDIETDFVLLDGDAELPAQLRGAIVVIGNFDGLHAGHRVILQHALDLAAGTVPVLALTFEPHPRSVFKPSEPVFRLSPMREKASLLQACGLKGVVNWSFTKEFANLSAQTFVDDVLIKYLSASHVVVGYDFHFGKGREGSPAFLFAAGQDAGFGVTVVPQVTLPDGLAVSSSAIRTHLENADVRSANNELGYRWFVQSKVIHGEKRGRDLGYPTANMVLPSSCKLALGIYAVSVRRQDGTLYHSVASYGRRPQFDNGAPLLEAFLFDFSGDLYGEMLMVTFHEFLRGEAKFDGVDALVAQMDKDSAQARAILKDATPLSALDARLSF from the coding sequence ATGCCGCTGCCTGACATTGAGACTGATTTCGTTCTGCTGGATGGCGACGCTGAACTTCCTGCCCAATTGCGTGGCGCGATTGTGGTCATCGGGAATTTCGACGGACTACATGCAGGTCATCGTGTCATTTTACAGCATGCGCTGGATCTTGCTGCCGGCACGGTGCCGGTGCTTGCACTTACATTTGAGCCTCATCCAAGAAGCGTCTTTAAACCATCTGAGCCTGTGTTTCGCCTCAGCCCGATGCGGGAAAAAGCGTCCTTGTTGCAGGCTTGCGGGCTAAAGGGTGTTGTGAACTGGTCGTTCACCAAAGAATTCGCAAACCTCAGTGCCCAGACCTTTGTAGATGACGTTCTGATCAAATATCTGTCCGCTTCTCATGTGGTGGTTGGGTATGATTTTCATTTCGGCAAGGGGCGTGAAGGCAGTCCAGCTTTCCTGTTTGCCGCCGGCCAGGACGCTGGTTTTGGTGTTACAGTTGTGCCACAGGTGACATTGCCGGACGGTCTGGCTGTGTCTTCCAGCGCAATCAGAACCCATTTGGAAAATGCTGATGTGCGGTCTGCCAACAATGAGTTGGGATATCGCTGGTTTGTTCAGTCCAAAGTCATTCATGGCGAGAAACGCGGGCGGGATTTAGGCTATCCAACCGCCAATATGGTTTTGCCATCCTCTTGCAAATTGGCGCTTGGCATTTATGCAGTCAGTGTGCGCAGACAGGATGGAACGCTCTATCACAGCGTCGCCAGCTATGGCCGCCGACCGCAATTCGATAATGGAGCGCCGCTTCTGGAAGCATTTCTGTTTGATTTTTCAGGCGATCTTTATGGTGAAATGCTGATGGTCACATTTCACGAGTTTTTGCGTGGAGAGGCCAAGTTTGATGGTGTCGATGCATTAGTAGCGCAGATGGATAAGGACAGCGCCCAGGCCCGCGCGATCCTCAAAGACGCAACGCCGCTTTCTGCGTTGGATGCAAGGCTGTCTTTTTAG
- a CDS encoding PLP-dependent aminotransferase family protein yields the protein MSLRNQICEMLSDAISKNNIVHNEPLPSCRALSKQLGVSRNTVFAAYVRLIDSGLILSRNRSGYFVNPETVTRVRQSEGDKTKVHTPLKLDLKLDGADILPSELRKVEHPDDWNTYPYPFIYNQMDPRLFPLQEWRECMRLALNSKGLADWSGDSGGADSANLVKQVQQRLLTYRGLDAGEDEILITSGAQNAIFCLATLFGRKNRVVALEDPCYPEARNAFTLAGCKIVNVPVDEFGMRIEDMPDDCGLVYTTPSHQFPTTVTMSEERRLQLSQMAAEKGFVICEDDYEAEMNFVTERALPIRSLDRSGNVVYIGSLSKSLAPGLRLGYMVAHPDIVKEAKAVRRAMMRHPPTLLQEAMALFLGLGYQDVHLRRLHRRYKIRWEEMRRALQAHLPDLHIQASQGGTCFWIVGPPTLDVNRLAEQLEKKGVLIDVGSVFFSDPEKGRGMFRLGFAAIPKKAIAPGVQIISEEITQILS from the coding sequence TTGTCCCTACGCAATCAGATTTGCGAAATGTTGAGCGACGCAATCTCCAAAAACAACATTGTGCACAACGAGCCTTTGCCATCATGTCGTGCACTTTCAAAACAGCTTGGTGTCTCCAGAAACACTGTCTTTGCCGCTTATGTCCGTCTGATCGATTCAGGCCTTATCCTGTCCAGAAACCGCAGCGGTTACTTCGTTAATCCCGAAACCGTAACGCGTGTGCGACAATCGGAAGGCGACAAAACGAAGGTTCACACACCTCTCAAGCTCGATCTGAAACTTGATGGCGCAGATATTTTGCCTTCCGAGTTGCGCAAGGTCGAGCATCCGGATGATTGGAATACCTACCCCTATCCTTTTATATACAATCAGATGGACCCTCGGCTGTTTCCGCTTCAGGAGTGGCGCGAATGCATGCGCCTTGCGCTGAATTCCAAAGGCCTTGCGGATTGGAGCGGCGATTCTGGCGGAGCAGACAGTGCAAACCTCGTCAAACAGGTTCAGCAAAGGCTGCTGACGTATCGTGGGCTGGACGCCGGAGAAGATGAAATCCTGATCACATCGGGCGCGCAAAACGCTATTTTCTGTCTTGCTACACTATTCGGGCGAAAAAACCGTGTGGTTGCCCTGGAAGACCCTTGCTATCCCGAGGCGCGCAATGCGTTCACCTTGGCCGGTTGCAAAATCGTCAATGTTCCGGTGGATGAATTCGGCATGAGGATTGAAGACATGCCCGATGATTGCGGGCTGGTCTACACAACGCCCAGCCACCAATTCCCGACAACGGTGACCATGTCGGAAGAGCGCCGCCTTCAATTGAGCCAGATGGCGGCTGAGAAAGGATTTGTCATTTGCGAAGATGACTATGAGGCCGAGATGAACTTCGTCACTGAGCGGGCGCTGCCCATTCGCTCATTGGACCGCTCCGGCAATGTTGTCTACATCGGCAGCCTTTCAAAATCGCTGGCTCCAGGATTGCGTCTTGGCTACATGGTGGCGCACCCGGATATCGTTAAGGAAGCAAAGGCTGTCCGCCGCGCCATGATGCGGCACCCGCCGACACTGCTGCAGGAAGCGATGGCTCTGTTTCTGGGGTTGGGCTATCAGGATGTGCATCTGCGCCGTTTGCATCGACGTTATAAAATTCGCTGGGAAGAGATGCGCCGCGCATTGCAGGCTCATCTGCCGGATTTGCATATTCAGGCATCGCAGGGCGGCACATGTTTCTGGATTGTCGGTCCGCCAACTCTGGATGTGAATCGTCTTGCTGAGCAACTCGAAAAGAAAGGCGTTCTGATTGACGTCGGCTCGGTGTTTTTTTCAGATCCGGAAAAGGGACGAGGCATGTTCCGGCTGGGTTTTGCAGCCATTCCCAAAAAAGCCATAGCGCCCGGTGTGCAGATCATATCCGAAGAGATCACTCAAATCCTGTCATAA
- a CDS encoding aspartate aminotransferase family protein, with protein sequence MTIPKCPVDWSTQKIIDKRNQYYAASQRAFVPYQKPLILKHGKGQYIWDELGNKLTDLLGMNLCISVGHAHPMVVDAVKEQVEELTHCTTMFYHPVPAHLAEEIAATMPDGHDWVVHFTNSGAEAIDLALMMARASTGNQDLIALRNSYHGATYGAQGVTGVQNFRHNIAQLPNVSFAAEPCQYRGIFGKGVQPYLDDLDRTISFATSGQLAGMVIEPVQGYGGIIPMPPGYMKGAFERIRAAGGVCIADEVQSGFGKTGDAMWGFESHDTIPDIVVMAKGMGNGIPIGAVVAKREIADAMGGKFLFHTYGANPVACAAARAVLRIIKQENLIENAKTVGAKLNEGLLQLKEEFEIIGDVRGLGFMQAIELVRDRTTKEPAVEETAWVFEKTREHGLIVSKSGNFKNVLRMVPPLCLSMSDVEPVITALRRCFSEFERDYS encoded by the coding sequence ATGACAATACCGAAATGCCCCGTCGATTGGTCTACGCAGAAGATTATTGACAAGCGGAACCAATATTACGCTGCCTCTCAGCGCGCCTTTGTTCCGTATCAGAAGCCGCTGATCCTGAAACATGGCAAAGGCCAATATATTTGGGATGAACTGGGCAATAAACTGACTGATCTTCTGGGCATGAATCTGTGCATCAGTGTTGGCCATGCCCACCCGATGGTTGTTGATGCTGTTAAGGAACAGGTCGAAGAGCTCACCCATTGCACCACAATGTTCTATCATCCGGTGCCAGCGCATCTGGCAGAGGAAATTGCGGCGACCATGCCGGATGGGCATGACTGGGTCGTCCACTTCACAAATTCCGGAGCAGAAGCGATTGATCTGGCGTTGATGATGGCGAGAGCCAGCACCGGCAATCAGGATTTGATTGCCCTGCGCAATTCCTATCATGGCGCCACCTATGGCGCGCAGGGCGTGACCGGTGTGCAGAACTTCCGTCACAACATCGCGCAATTGCCCAATGTCAGCTTCGCTGCAGAACCCTGCCAGTATCGCGGCATTTTCGGCAAAGGCGTCCAACCTTATCTGGATGATCTTGACCGTACGATTTCCTTTGCCACCAGTGGCCAATTGGCCGGCATGGTGATCGAACCGGTGCAGGGCTATGGCGGCATTATTCCCATGCCACCTGGCTATATGAAGGGCGCTTTTGAACGCATACGTGCAGCCGGTGGAGTGTGTATTGCAGACGAGGTGCAGTCCGGATTTGGCAAGACAGGCGATGCCATGTGGGGTTTTGAATCCCATGACACAATTCCCGATATCGTTGTTATGGCAAAAGGCATGGGCAACGGCATTCCCATTGGAGCCGTGGTGGCGAAACGGGAGATTGCCGATGCCATGGGCGGTAAATTCCTGTTTCATACATACGGCGCGAACCCGGTGGCTTGTGCTGCCGCTCGTGCTGTGCTCAGAATTATCAAACAAGAAAACCTGATTGAGAACGCGAAAACCGTCGGCGCAAAACTTAATGAAGGTCTTCTTCAACTTAAAGAAGAGTTTGAAATCATTGGGGATGTGCGCGGACTCGGTTTTATGCAGGCCATCGAGCTGGTCCGGGACAGAACGACCAAAGAACCGGCTGTGGAAGAGACTGCATGGGTCTTTGAGAAAACGCGTGAACATGGTTTGATCGTATCAAAGTCCGGCAACTTCAAGAATGTTCTGAGGATGGTGCCGCCGCTTTGCCTGTCGATGAGCGACGTAGAGCCGGTGATTACGGCTCTGAGGCGATGCTTCAGCGAGTTTGAGCGGGACTATTCGTGA
- a CDS encoding transporter substrate-binding domain-containing protein: MIRHLKSVVAMVSIAITTMLFAASGAQAQSTMDAVKDRGTLRVGVMQAPPWFYKDPAGDEWTGVGASVGKAMAETLGVEFEPVEVTWATSIAALQAGKIDIQFVLDATPKRALAVDFPSQPLLYYALAVLADEDLTISAWEDLNKDGMKLSVSKGTTMEVYIKKHLPNAEILSFPGNAEALAAFQSGRVNAVVLFHPPLITMRKNVGRGQIVIPTPIRASASSAGVRREDDKTFRDWVNTTISYMYNTGETQRLYEDFLVSFDVDPSTVPAIRQEDW; this comes from the coding sequence ATGATAAGACATCTTAAATCCGTAGTAGCAATGGTCTCCATTGCCATTACGACAATGCTTTTTGCAGCAAGTGGCGCTCAAGCGCAGTCGACAATGGACGCGGTAAAGGACCGGGGCACATTGCGTGTTGGTGTGATGCAGGCACCACCCTGGTTCTACAAAGACCCTGCCGGTGATGAATGGACTGGCGTTGGCGCATCCGTTGGCAAGGCCATGGCTGAAACACTCGGCGTTGAGTTTGAGCCGGTAGAAGTGACTTGGGCCACATCAATTGCCGCTCTTCAGGCTGGCAAGATTGATATTCAGTTTGTGCTTGACGCCACGCCAAAACGGGCTTTGGCGGTCGATTTCCCATCCCAGCCGCTGCTTTATTACGCGCTGGCAGTGTTGGCAGATGAAGACCTCACAATTTCCGCTTGGGAGGATCTCAACAAGGACGGCATGAAGCTTTCTGTGTCCAAGGGCACAACAATGGAAGTCTACATCAAGAAACATCTGCCTAATGCAGAAATCCTGAGCTTTCCTGGCAATGCTGAGGCACTTGCTGCCTTCCAGTCAGGCCGCGTGAACGCGGTCGTCCTGTTCCATCCACCGCTGATCACCATGCGGAAAAACGTTGGCCGCGGCCAGATTGTCATTCCAACCCCGATCCGTGCATCCGCATCTTCCGCTGGCGTACGCAGGGAAGATGACAAGACCTTCCGTGACTGGGTGAACACCACCATCAGCTACATGTACAACACTGGTGAAACACAACGCCTGTATGAGGATTTTCTTGTCTCCTTCGACGTTGACCCTTCTACAGTTCCAGCTATTCGCCAGGAAGACTGGTAA
- a CDS encoding amino acid ABC transporter permease, with the protein MGYEWDFAIVFRDFDLLLLGLVNTLKVTGFALLFGVPLGLVLALARLYGVAIIRVPVGFVIEFLRSTPPIAQLFWFFFAMPLLLDIEIDPFEAAVITFSLQSSAFFAEVFRGGIASIDSGQWEASKALGMERNAQLRRIILPQAIKRMVPAFMERAIEVMKTTTLVGTISYADLLYEANSIAEETYRYLEVFTVAAGMYFVVIFICSMGVRHLEHYLGRTGEITTG; encoded by the coding sequence ATGGGATATGAGTGGGACTTCGCGATTGTTTTTCGCGACTTTGATCTGCTGCTGCTTGGTCTGGTCAACACCTTGAAAGTCACAGGTTTTGCGCTGCTCTTCGGGGTGCCGCTCGGGCTGGTTCTGGCTCTTGCCCGGCTTTATGGCGTTGCGATCATTCGAGTTCCGGTTGGCTTTGTGATTGAGTTTTTGCGTTCCACACCGCCCATTGCTCAGCTGTTCTGGTTCTTTTTTGCCATGCCGCTGCTTTTGGACATAGAGATTGATCCATTCGAAGCGGCAGTCATTACATTTTCACTTCAGTCGTCGGCGTTCTTTGCGGAAGTCTTTCGCGGAGGAATTGCCTCGATTGACAGCGGCCAATGGGAAGCCTCCAAGGCACTTGGCATGGAACGCAATGCACAATTGCGCCGCATCATTCTGCCTCAGGCCATCAAACGCATGGTGCCGGCTTTCATGGAACGCGCCATCGAGGTCATGAAAACCACAACTCTTGTCGGCACAATTTCCTATGCAGACCTTCTGTATGAGGCCAACTCAATTGCCGAGGAGACCTATCGGTACCTCGAAGTTTTCACCGTTGCGGCAGGCATGTATTTCGTCGTGATTTTCATCTGCTCCATGGGCGTACGTCACCTTGAGCATTACCTTGGCCGCACCGGCGAAATTACAACAGGATAG
- a CDS encoding amino acid ABC transporter permease, translated as MEYSWDFGAVWTYRALLWTGLQNTIILAVLCLVLGLFFGLFVGAARYSTRPILNYPATAFVELFRNTPVLIQIMWFFFAFPIISPFQVDAFTAATLGLVLNTTAFSSEIFRAGIQSIAKGQWEAAKALGMTYMQQMKRIILPQAIRRMVPAFMNRAVELVKMTSLASVIAYGELMHQAKSIAAISFNPIEMYTAVAIFYFLLIFPFAILVRRLEIKFQPGN; from the coding sequence ATGGAATATAGTTGGGATTTTGGCGCAGTCTGGACCTACCGGGCCCTGTTGTGGACTGGCTTGCAGAACACAATCATTCTGGCTGTGCTGTGTCTCGTGTTAGGGTTGTTTTTTGGCCTGTTCGTAGGCGCGGCACGTTACTCAACCAGACCCATCCTGAACTATCCGGCCACCGCTTTTGTCGAACTGTTCCGTAACACGCCCGTGCTCATTCAGATCATGTGGTTCTTCTTTGCTTTTCCCATCATTTCACCTTTTCAGGTCGATGCGTTTACGGCCGCCACGCTTGGCCTTGTTCTGAACACCACAGCTTTTTCATCGGAGATTTTTCGCGCCGGCATTCAGTCCATTGCGAAAGGGCAGTGGGAGGCCGCCAAGGCCCTAGGCATGACTTACATGCAGCAGATGAAACGTATCATTCTGCCACAGGCCATTCGGCGGATGGTGCCGGCTTTCATGAACCGCGCCGTCGAACTGGTGAAAATGACCTCTCTGGCGTCCGTGATCGCCTATGGCGAACTCATGCATCAGGCCAAATCAATCGCAGCGATCTCATTCAATCCCATCGAGATGTATACCGCCGTCGCGATTTTCTATTTCCTTCTCATTTTTCCATTCGCGATTTTAGTGCGCCGATTGGAAATCAAATTCCAGCCGGGGAACTGA
- a CDS encoding amino acid ABC transporter ATP-binding protein: MTNVLEIKKLSKSFGDLKVLDDIDLTVSKGSTVVIIGASGSGKSTLLRCVNFMEIPSAGQIVLQGDLVGSGTGETMSYSDSELAKMRARVGMVFQHFNLFPHMNVKQNVMEGPRTVLKCNAAECERRADRYLEKVGLGWKADAYPSHLSGGQQQRVAIARALAMEPEVMLFDEATSALDPELVGEVLQTMKELADDGMTMLIVTHELGFAYTVADRVLFLSEGKILEQGDPEAVLINPKEEATKNFLRGHGSFRLPEPNLD; this comes from the coding sequence TTGACCAACGTTCTTGAAATCAAAAAACTGTCCAAGTCTTTTGGCGATCTGAAGGTGCTGGATGATATTGATCTGACAGTATCAAAAGGCAGCACTGTGGTCATCATTGGTGCGTCCGGATCTGGCAAATCCACTTTGCTGCGCTGTGTCAATTTCATGGAAATTCCAAGTGCGGGCCAAATTGTGCTGCAGGGTGATCTGGTCGGCAGCGGAACCGGCGAAACCATGAGCTACAGCGATTCCGAACTGGCCAAAATGCGTGCGCGCGTTGGTATGGTGTTTCAGCATTTCAATCTGTTTCCTCATATGAATGTGAAGCAGAATGTCATGGAAGGGCCACGCACGGTGCTGAAATGTAATGCAGCGGAATGCGAGCGCCGCGCTGACAGATATCTGGAGAAAGTCGGTCTTGGCTGGAAGGCGGATGCTTATCCTTCTCATCTCTCCGGTGGCCAGCAGCAGCGTGTAGCCATCGCACGCGCACTGGCCATGGAACCGGAAGTCATGCTGTTCGATGAGGCGACCTCGGCGCTCGACCCGGAACTGGTGGGTGAGGTTTTGCAAACCATGAAAGAATTGGCGGATGATGGTATGACCATGCTGATTGTCACCCATGAGCTTGGGTTCGCCTACACGGTGGCCGACCGGGTTCTGTTTCTGTCCGAAGGAAAAATCCTGGAGCAGGGTGATCCCGAGGCCGTGCTGATCAACCCCAAAGAAGAAGCAACCAAGAATTTCCTGCGAGGTCACGGCTCGTTCCGACTACCTGAACCCAACCTTGATTGA
- a CDS encoding FAD-binding oxidoreductase translates to MKPVIVIGGGIVGISTAIWLQRTGKSVTLIDRGNAEAQASYGNAGVLASSSVIPVTTPGIARKIPKMLLDPKEPLFVKLSYLPRLAPWALRYLSHSKASEVRRIATALRHIIGDSLEDHLALAGGTIAETRIIPTDFTFMYENQKAFEKDGFGWSVKKELGFEWDSLNEAERQAYDPVFAADLTFAARLGNHGRINDPSAYVADLTSHFSAQGGTVLKGEVEDFILENGQVTGVRVGGAPLEASAVAVTAGAWSTRLTSKLGIKIPMEAESGYHLEFWEPNKMPRAPTLIPSGKFIATPMEGRLRVAGMVEFGGLENQASKAPLDLLRENAIRAIPGLTWKEETQWMGHRPAPTDSVPIIDQVPGAPGVFLGFGHQHVGLTGGARTGQLLSQLMSNQKPNIDMAPYACDRFA, encoded by the coding sequence ATGAAGCCCGTAATCGTCATTGGTGGAGGCATCGTTGGCATATCAACGGCCATCTGGCTGCAACGCACCGGCAAAAGCGTTACGCTGATTGACCGTGGTAACGCCGAAGCCCAGGCCAGCTATGGCAATGCTGGCGTGCTTGCTTCTTCGTCCGTCATTCCGGTCACAACACCCGGCATTGCGCGCAAAATTCCGAAAATGCTTCTCGACCCGAAAGAGCCGCTTTTCGTTAAATTGTCCTATCTGCCAAGGCTGGCTCCCTGGGCGCTTCGCTATTTGTCGCACAGCAAGGCCAGCGAAGTGCGCCGCATTGCAACAGCCCTCCGACACATCATTGGCGACAGTCTTGAGGACCATTTGGCGCTGGCTGGCGGCACTATTGCCGAGACGCGTATTATCCCGACTGATTTTACCTTCATGTATGAAAATCAGAAGGCCTTTGAGAAGGACGGGTTCGGCTGGTCTGTCAAAAAGGAACTCGGCTTTGAATGGGACAGTCTGAATGAAGCCGAACGCCAGGCCTATGATCCTGTTTTTGCGGCGGACCTCACCTTTGCTGCCCGCCTTGGCAATCATGGCCGTATCAATGACCCGAGCGCCTATGTGGCTGATCTGACATCCCATTTCTCGGCGCAGGGCGGCACAGTGCTGAAGGGCGAAGTCGAGGATTTTATCCTGGAAAACGGTCAGGTCACCGGCGTGCGGGTTGGTGGAGCCCCGTTAGAAGCATCAGCGGTTGCAGTTACAGCCGGTGCCTGGTCGACCCGATTGACCAGCAAGCTTGGCATCAAAATTCCTATGGAAGCGGAAAGCGGATACCATCTGGAGTTTTGGGAGCCGAACAAAATGCCGCGCGCGCCAACGCTCATCCCAAGTGGCAAATTCATTGCAACGCCAATGGAGGGACGACTACGCGTTGCCGGAATGGTGGAGTTTGGCGGTCTTGAAAATCAGGCATCCAAAGCGCCGCTTGATCTGCTGCGCGAGAATGCAATACGCGCCATTCCAGGACTGACCTGGAAGGAAGAAACGCAATGGATGGGCCACAGACCCGCACCGACGGATTCGGTGCCGATTATCGATCAGGTTCCCGGCGCGCCGGGCGTTTTTCTGGGGTTCGGACATCAGCATGTCGGTCTGACCGGTGGCGCAAGAACCGGACAGCTTCTGTCTCAATTGATGTCAAATCAAAAACCCAATATCGACATGGCTCCCTACGCCTGTGACCGGTTCGCTTAA
- a CDS encoding bifunctional diguanylate cyclase/phosphodiesterase gives MLSLLSYIVYEHNLVFLILAVMTLGLGSVVTMKLFARMRRTEKDVRQLWLILAGLIGGGTIWSTHFVAMLAYESNLILGYDPVLSIISLLLVVATTTLGFYVASLTQRTYLIEIGGLILGLGVGLMHYSGMAAIHLSGVYHWDTTVVVFSILFGGGFGVVALNRISRPVTRFCQQGGTVAFCLAVALMHFTGMSGFTLTPLNIDLEVTELISEEILGTGIVIVMALLFLTTFITSTIDLKNAEATSEHYKHLALHDPLTGVANRLGCEQYLTKVLSRTGDSTTNVAVLSVDLDRFKNVNDVHGHAAGDHLLRTICQRVTDILGDGEVFGRFGGDEFIAVKSKVFTERDALEFGHRILDSIRKPVVWQEAIFEMTASIGFSLFPRDGIKPVELMEKADLAMYRAKTRGRNCAVGYDEKMDTAVKERTALAMDLSSAIENDQLEVYYQLQNNASTRNISGVEALLRWHHPQRGMVPPDIFIPIAEETGLITALGNWVLHRACKEACEWSLPVNVAVNVAPKQICDPEFPATVHETLLKTGLSPARLELEITESGIISDTAQTLHIIRQLKNLGVKIAMDDYGTGYSSLSTLQNFPFDKIKIDREFVKEIHTNKHSSAIIRSTVILGNSLDIPVLAEGVETEAHLKFLHEQGCQQVQGFLFGKPMPHTDLQAILDLQNGLENVSEFPKVEEKRALRAS, from the coding sequence ATGCTGAGTTTATTGAGTTACATTGTTTATGAGCACAATCTGGTATTTTTGATACTGGCTGTGATGACCCTTGGTTTGGGGTCTGTCGTGACGATGAAATTATTTGCGCGGATGCGGCGTACCGAAAAGGATGTCAGGCAATTATGGCTGATCCTGGCAGGTCTTATTGGTGGCGGCACAATCTGGAGCACTCATTTCGTTGCCATGCTGGCTTATGAGAGCAATCTCATTTTAGGGTATGATCCGGTTCTTTCCATAATATCACTGCTTCTCGTCGTCGCCACGACAACACTCGGCTTTTATGTCGCCTCTCTAACTCAGCGGACATACCTTATTGAAATCGGCGGTTTGATTCTGGGGCTCGGTGTCGGCCTTATGCATTACTCCGGAATGGCAGCGATCCACTTGTCCGGTGTTTATCACTGGGACACGACAGTCGTTGTGTTCTCTATCCTGTTCGGCGGCGGGTTTGGTGTTGTCGCACTCAATCGAATTTCGCGTCCGGTGACCCGTTTTTGTCAGCAGGGCGGCACAGTGGCGTTTTGCCTCGCAGTGGCCCTGATGCATTTTACCGGAATGTCCGGGTTCACGCTCACACCTTTAAACATTGATCTGGAAGTCACCGAGCTGATTTCGGAAGAGATTCTGGGCACTGGTATTGTGATTGTGATGGCCTTGTTGTTTTTGACGACATTCATCACCAGCACGATCGATCTTAAAAACGCCGAAGCGACATCGGAACATTATAAGCATTTGGCTTTGCACGATCCGCTGACAGGCGTTGCCAACCGTCTTGGTTGTGAGCAGTATTTGACCAAGGTGCTCTCCAGAACGGGTGATTCAACAACCAATGTCGCGGTTCTTTCCGTAGATCTCGACCGCTTCAAGAACGTGAATGATGTTCACGGCCATGCTGCGGGCGATCATCTGCTGCGCACAATATGCCAGCGTGTCACCGACATATTGGGAGATGGCGAGGTGTTTGGCAGATTTGGAGGCGACGAATTCATTGCCGTGAAAAGTAAAGTCTTTACGGAACGTGATGCGTTGGAGTTTGGCCACAGGATACTGGATTCAATTCGCAAACCGGTTGTCTGGCAGGAGGCGATCTTTGAAATGACCGCCAGTATCGGATTCTCGTTGTTTCCGCGCGATGGCATTAAGCCCGTTGAACTGATGGAGAAAGCTGACCTGGCCATGTACAGGGCAAAGACGCGGGGCAGAAACTGTGCCGTTGGCTATGACGAGAAAATGGATACAGCTGTTAAAGAGCGGACTGCCTTGGCGATGGATCTTTCCAGTGCCATCGAAAACGACCAGTTGGAAGTCTATTATCAGCTTCAGAATAATGCGAGCACGCGCAATATCAGCGGCGTTGAAGCTCTGCTGCGCTGGCATCATCCACAACGAGGCATGGTGCCACCGGACATATTCATTCCGATAGCAGAAGAAACAGGTTTGATCACGGCTCTGGGCAACTGGGTTCTGCATCGGGCTTGTAAAGAGGCGTGTGAATGGTCGCTTCCTGTCAATGTTGCTGTGAACGTGGCACCGAAACAGATTTGTGATCCCGAATTCCCCGCAACAGTTCATGAAACGCTGCTAAAGACCGGCTTGTCGCCCGCACGGCTGGAACTGGAAATCACCGAGAGCGGAATTATCTCAGATACCGCACAAACGCTTCATATTATTCGCCAGTTGAAGAACCTCGGTGTGAAGATTGCCATGGATGACTATGGAACCGGCTATTCATCGCTGTCGACACTGCAAAACTTCCCTTTTGATAAAATCAAGATTGATCGGGAATTTGTGAAAGAAATTCACACCAACAAGCACTCCTCGGCAATCATTAGATCGACGGTTATTCTGGGAAACAGCCTGGATATCCCTGTCCTTGCTGAAGGCGTGGAGACAGAAGCTCACCTTAAATTCCTGCACGAACAGGGTTGTCAGCAGGTCCAGGGCTTTTTGTTCGGAAAGCCGATGCCGCATACAGACCTTCAAGCCATACTGGATTTGCAGAATGGACTGGAAAACGTGAGCGAGTTTCCAAAAGTCGAAGAAAAACGTGCGCTCAGAGCATCCTAG